From Streptomonospora salina, the proteins below share one genomic window:
- a CDS encoding SAM-dependent methyltransferase: MTDAPSFPDPAAPAGIDTTVPSSARLYDYYLGGKNNYAVDREMGDRIMQTLPETRQSAVANRMFLGRAVDFLCEQGVDQFIDIGSGLPTQDPVHEVARRHHPGARVVYADYDPAVRVHAEALLADDPELTSVVQADMRDPEAVYTHPAVAAHLDFDRPVGLLMLAVLHFVTDDQHPYELVRRHLEYLAPGSYLVISHAESDTSPERADYATDEYRASSANLRVRTQEEIAAFFADVSPVPPGIVHVSDWRPRDDQPYYTSQQVSGLAGAARWDGPKR; encoded by the coding sequence ATGACCGACGCGCCTTCCTTCCCCGACCCGGCCGCCCCCGCCGGAATCGACACCACGGTCCCCAGCTCGGCCCGCCTGTACGACTACTATCTGGGAGGAAAGAACAACTACGCGGTCGACCGCGAGATGGGCGACCGGATCATGCAGACCCTGCCGGAGACCCGGCAGAGCGCCGTGGCCAACCGGATGTTCCTGGGGCGGGCCGTGGACTTCCTGTGCGAGCAGGGCGTCGACCAGTTCATCGACATCGGATCGGGGCTGCCCACCCAGGACCCCGTCCACGAGGTGGCCCGCCGGCACCACCCCGGGGCGCGCGTCGTCTACGCCGACTACGACCCCGCGGTGCGCGTGCACGCAGAAGCGCTGCTGGCCGACGACCCCGAGCTCACCAGTGTGGTCCAGGCCGACATGCGCGACCCCGAAGCGGTCTACACCCACCCCGCGGTGGCCGCCCACCTGGACTTCGACCGCCCGGTGGGCCTGCTCATGCTGGCGGTCCTGCATTTCGTCACCGACGACCAGCACCCCTACGAGCTGGTGCGCCGCCACCTGGAGTACCTGGCGCCCGGCTCCTACCTCGTCATCAGCCACGCCGAGTCCGACACCAGCCCGGAGCGGGCCGACTACGCCACCGACGAGTACCGCGCCTCCAGCGCGAACCTGCGGGTGCGCACGCAGGAGGAGATCGCGGCGTTCTTCGCGGACGTGTCGCCGGTGCCGCCCGGCATCGTGCACGTGTCCGACTGGCGCCCGCGCGACGACCAGCCCTACTACACCTCGCAGCAGGTCTCCGGGCTGGCCGGGGCCGCCCGTTGGGACGGCCCGAAGAGGTGA
- a CDS encoding formylglycine-generating enzyme family protein: MANPETTAHRAAEDTLVAVPAGAFVLRDEAAKRDLPMSLEAFAIAALPVTRELYAAVSGETPADAGEPRAPVSDVSWIEALRFCNRLSRSAGLTPCYSGEPGPDGLGIDCDRTASGYRLPTEAEWEYACRAGDSGVRYGELDEIAWHRGNSGGRARAAATRAPNAWGLYDTVGNVWEWCWDLYDPRVYGPYRVFRGGGWNDLPRGCRASCRRKSHPTLRTDDLGFRIARRAPARG; this comes from the coding sequence ATGGCGAATCCCGAAACGACCGCGCACCGCGCGGCCGAGGACACGCTCGTCGCGGTGCCCGCCGGAGCGTTCGTGCTGCGCGACGAGGCGGCCAAACGCGACCTCCCGATGTCGCTGGAGGCCTTCGCCATCGCGGCGCTACCGGTCACCCGGGAGCTATACGCCGCCGTTTCGGGCGAAACCCCGGCAGACGCCGGGGAGCCGCGCGCACCGGTCTCCGACGTGTCGTGGATCGAGGCTCTGCGGTTCTGCAACCGGCTCTCCCGCTCCGCGGGGCTGACCCCCTGCTACTCGGGCGAGCCGGGCCCCGACGGCCTGGGGATCGACTGCGACCGGACCGCTTCGGGCTACCGGCTGCCCACCGAGGCGGAGTGGGAGTACGCCTGCCGGGCCGGCGACTCCGGCGTCCGCTACGGGGAACTGGACGAAATCGCCTGGCACCGCGGCAACTCCGGCGGCCGTGCGCGTGCGGCCGCCACCCGGGCGCCCAACGCCTGGGGGCTGTACGACACCGTCGGCAACGTGTGGGAGTGGTGCTGGGACCTCTACGACCCGCGGGTCTACGGCCCCTACCGCGTGTTCCGCGGCGGCGGGTGGAACGACCTCCCCCGCGGCTGCCGCGCCTCGTGCCGCCGCAAGAGCCACCCCACGCTGCGCACCGACGACCTGGGGTTCCGCATCGCCCGCAGGGCGCCGGCGCGCGGCTGA
- a CDS encoding LacI family DNA-binding transcriptional regulator gives MTDQADGSDPGRRPTMVDVARAAGVSLKTVSRVANEVPTVRADLAERVQGAMAELGFKRNHVAANLRSGRTTATIGLIIRDLANPFYSTIAAAATAVAERFDTRLITASSGWDPARERELVLDLFERRVDGLIVVPSGDDQSYFRTEIDRGTPAVFIDSPPDGCRADTALLDNRTGTRDLVRRLIAEGHRGIGTVTDTLNAYTMGERRAGAREALGEAGIDGGRHAARLHSDRPRSAGDAVGAMLDAPDPPTALFCGNNRILLGVVEEMVRRRTRLRLAAFDDFEFAPLLPRPVTVVGYDTRELGRLAAEMLFRRLESPGAETSNHVVPTYLVDRGTEPAPGRRSPPLP, from the coding sequence ATGACCGACCAGGCCGACGGTTCGGACCCCGGGCGCCGTCCGACGATGGTCGACGTCGCACGGGCCGCCGGGGTCAGCCTCAAAACCGTCTCGCGGGTCGCCAACGAGGTACCCACGGTGCGCGCCGACCTCGCCGAGCGGGTACAGGGGGCGATGGCCGAACTGGGCTTCAAACGCAACCACGTCGCCGCCAACCTGCGCAGCGGCCGCACGACCGCCACCATCGGCCTGATCATCCGCGACCTGGCCAACCCCTTCTACTCGACGATCGCCGCGGCGGCCACGGCCGTGGCCGAACGCTTCGACACCCGGCTCATCACCGCGAGCTCCGGCTGGGACCCCGCGCGCGAACGGGAACTGGTCCTCGACTTGTTCGAGCGCCGCGTCGACGGGCTCATCGTCGTACCCAGCGGCGACGACCAGTCCTACTTCCGCACCGAGATCGACCGCGGCACACCCGCGGTGTTCATCGACAGCCCGCCCGACGGGTGCCGCGCCGACACCGCCCTGCTCGACAACCGCACCGGCACCCGCGACCTCGTGCGCCGCCTGATCGCCGAAGGCCACCGCGGCATCGGGACGGTCACCGACACCCTCAACGCCTACACGATGGGCGAGCGCCGGGCCGGGGCACGGGAAGCGCTCGGCGAAGCCGGGATCGACGGCGGCCGGCACGCAGCGCGGCTCCACTCCGACCGCCCCCGCAGCGCCGGCGACGCCGTGGGCGCCATGCTCGACGCCCCCGACCCGCCCACTGCCCTGTTCTGCGGAAACAACCGCATCCTGCTCGGCGTCGTCGAGGAGATGGTCCGGCGCCGCACCCGGCTGCGCCTGGCCGCCTTCGACGACTTCGAGTTCGCGCCGCTGCTGCCGCGCCCGGTGACCGTGGTCGGCTACGACACCCGCGAGCTGGGACGGCTGGCCGCCGAGATGCTGTTCCGCCGGCTGGAGTCGCCCGGCGCCGAGACGTCGAACCACGTCGTGCCGACGTACCTGGTGGACCGCGGCACGGAGCCCGCTCCGGGGCGACGGTCCCCGCCGCTACCGTGA
- a CDS encoding ABC transporter substrate-binding protein translates to MYRLPTPTTVAAALAAGTLLLSGCSAESPVDGADSGGEIETIGLMVQDLSNPFFTAMQAGVENAAEDMEAEVVTEDGRQDLGAQNEQIDAFIQQQIDVLLLNAVDSEGIGPAVQRAIDAGITVVAVDVTAKNADAFITSDNVQAGRLACEHLFESIGGEGSILMIDGTPISSIQDRVTGCEEVMEDYPDIEVAGHQHGDNNREEALTVATDMLTANSGVDGIFAVNDPTALGAGLAAEQTGVEDLAIVGVDGSPAAEEELAESDSMFEATAAQDPKRLAADGLEIATELHGGGEVENTEQLVETELITRDNLDGYEGWE, encoded by the coding sequence ATGTACCGCCTTCCCACGCCCACGACCGTCGCCGCCGCCCTGGCCGCGGGAACGCTCCTGCTGTCCGGATGCAGTGCGGAGAGCCCCGTCGACGGCGCCGACAGCGGTGGCGAGATCGAGACGATCGGCCTGATGGTCCAGGATCTGAGCAACCCGTTCTTCACCGCGATGCAAGCCGGTGTCGAGAACGCCGCCGAGGACATGGAGGCCGAGGTCGTCACCGAGGACGGCCGCCAGGACCTCGGTGCACAGAACGAGCAGATCGACGCCTTCATCCAGCAGCAGATCGACGTCCTGCTGCTCAACGCCGTCGACTCCGAAGGGATCGGCCCGGCCGTGCAGCGCGCGATCGACGCCGGGATCACGGTCGTGGCCGTCGACGTCACCGCCAAGAACGCCGACGCCTTCATCACCTCCGACAACGTCCAGGCCGGACGGCTCGCCTGCGAGCACCTGTTCGAGTCCATCGGCGGCGAGGGCAGCATCCTGATGATCGACGGCACGCCCATCTCCTCGATCCAGGACCGTGTGACGGGCTGCGAAGAGGTCATGGAGGACTACCCCGACATCGAGGTCGCGGGCCACCAGCACGGCGACAACAACCGCGAGGAGGCGCTGACCGTCGCCACCGACATGCTCACCGCCAACTCCGGCGTGGACGGGATCTTCGCCGTCAACGACCCCACCGCGCTGGGCGCCGGCCTGGCCGCCGAGCAGACCGGGGTCGAGGACCTGGCGATCGTGGGGGTCGACGGATCTCCCGCGGCCGAAGAGGAGCTGGCCGAGTCCGACTCCATGTTCGAGGCCACCGCCGCGCAGGACCCCAAGAGGCTCGCCGCCGACGGCCTGGAGATCGCCACCGAGCTGCACGGCGGCGGGGAGGTCGAGAACACCGAGCAGCTCGTCGAGACCGAGCTGATCACCCGCGACAACCTCGACGGATACGAGGGCTGGGAGTGA
- a CDS encoding sugar ABC transporter ATP-binding protein — MSTPPLLRMSGVSKAFPGVQALTGVEFELRAGEVHALMGENGAGKSTLIKMLAGVHTPDSGGVEMDGRPVSVTTPQRSVDLGIAVIHQELNLAPNLTVAQNLALGREPRTRLGTVDRKRLRREAAAKLERVGGGIDPDTVLGGLSVGMQQVVEIARAVAQNARVLVLDEPTAALSEAEAQRLFSLVEEMRGQGMGLLYISHRMEEVYRLADRITVFRDGHWVGTAPRSELEPEDIVARMVGRTLTDLYAHERHEPGEATLEAEGIGDGAGIGPLDLTLRAGEIVGLGGLIGAGRTEAAQLIFGAERIRTGRLRVGGRAVDHRSPLDAIRNGVGYVPESRKEQALFPEMSIRDNVVTTGVGLDRVSDFGVLRSGRISRRVAAQVEALRVRCSSALQRMTELSGGNQQKVVLGRWLAIAPRVLLLDEPTRGVDIGAKQEIYRIIDRLARDGVAVLIISSDLPELLGVSDRVLVMRNGSIAAELTREEATEETVMLHATGVAAGSR, encoded by the coding sequence GTGAGCACGCCGCCGCTGCTGCGCATGAGCGGGGTGAGCAAGGCCTTCCCCGGCGTGCAGGCGCTCACCGGCGTCGAGTTCGAGCTGCGCGCGGGCGAGGTCCACGCGCTGATGGGCGAGAACGGCGCCGGCAAGTCCACGCTGATCAAGATGCTGGCCGGGGTGCACACGCCCGACTCCGGCGGCGTCGAGATGGACGGGCGGCCGGTGTCGGTGACCACGCCGCAGCGTTCGGTGGACCTCGGTATCGCGGTGATCCACCAAGAGCTCAACCTCGCGCCCAACCTGACGGTGGCGCAGAACCTCGCGCTGGGCCGCGAGCCCCGTACCCGGCTGGGGACGGTGGACCGCAAGCGGCTGCGGCGCGAGGCCGCCGCCAAGCTGGAGCGCGTCGGCGGCGGTATCGACCCCGACACGGTCCTGGGCGGCCTCAGTGTGGGCATGCAGCAGGTCGTGGAGATCGCGCGGGCCGTGGCCCAGAACGCCCGCGTGCTGGTCCTGGACGAGCCCACCGCCGCGCTGTCGGAGGCCGAGGCCCAGCGCCTGTTCTCGCTCGTGGAGGAGATGCGCGGCCAGGGCATGGGCCTGCTCTACATCAGCCACCGCATGGAGGAGGTGTACCGCCTCGCCGACCGGATCACCGTCTTCCGCGACGGACACTGGGTGGGGACCGCCCCCCGCTCGGAACTGGAGCCGGAAGACATCGTCGCCCGCATGGTCGGGCGCACCCTGACCGACCTCTACGCCCACGAGCGGCACGAACCGGGCGAGGCGACGCTGGAGGCCGAGGGGATCGGCGACGGCGCCGGTATCGGCCCCCTCGACCTGACGCTGCGCGCCGGCGAGATCGTCGGTCTGGGCGGCCTCATCGGTGCGGGGCGCACCGAGGCGGCCCAGCTGATCTTCGGTGCCGAGCGCATCCGGACCGGGCGGCTGCGCGTGGGCGGGCGGGCCGTCGACCACCGCAGCCCGCTCGACGCCATCAGAAACGGCGTGGGGTACGTGCCCGAGAGCCGCAAGGAGCAGGCGCTGTTTCCGGAGATGTCCATCCGCGACAACGTCGTCACGACGGGGGTGGGGTTGGACCGGGTCAGCGACTTCGGCGTGTTGCGGAGCGGCCGCATCTCCCGGCGGGTGGCCGCCCAGGTCGAGGCGTTGCGGGTGCGCTGTTCCTCGGCCCTGCAGCGGATGACCGAATTGTCGGGAGGCAACCAGCAGAAGGTCGTGCTGGGTCGGTGGCTGGCCATCGCCCCGCGCGTGCTGCTGCTGGACGAGCCCACCCGCGGCGTCGACATCGGCGCCAAGCAGGAGATCTACCGGATCATCGACCGGCTGGCCCGGGACGGCGTCGCCGTCCTGATCATCTCCTCCGACCTGCCGGAGCTGCTGGGCGTCAGCGACCGGGTGCTGGTCATGCGCAACGGGTCGATCGCCGCCGAGCTCACGCGCGAGGAGGCGACCGAGGAGACCGTCATGCTGCACGCCACCGGTGTCGCCGCCGGGAGCCGATAG
- a CDS encoding ABC transporter permease, with protein sequence MTETSRADESAPAAEAGAVAPPQAGRPQFARLWDRYGILGVLVLMIALMAVLAPNFLSFDNVFNVARAASVNAILAAGMTLVILTRGIDLSVGSNLAVCGIVSVLLWTSGMPAAVCVLGGIAVGALFGLLSGALIAYLALPAFIVTLGGLTYLRGTAYLLTDGQPLIADDLGFRLMGSGFIAGVPVPVVLMLAVFAVLWFVLRHTRFGTQVYAIGGNPEAARLAGIKVKWTIVRVYIIAGACAGLAGVIFSARVMSGQPTAGETYELDAIAAVVLGGTSLMGGIGNVQRTLIGAMIMGVLSNGLLLMNVPYFYQLIIKGAVIVLAVAIDSLKNWKRA encoded by the coding sequence ATGACCGAGACGAGTCGTGCCGACGAGTCGGCACCTGCCGCCGAGGCGGGCGCCGTAGCCCCGCCGCAGGCGGGGCGGCCGCAGTTCGCGAGGCTGTGGGACCGCTACGGCATCCTCGGCGTGCTCGTATTGATGATCGCGCTGATGGCGGTGCTCGCGCCCAACTTCCTGTCGTTCGACAACGTCTTCAACGTCGCGCGGGCGGCTTCGGTCAATGCGATCCTGGCCGCGGGGATGACCCTGGTCATCCTCACCCGCGGCATCGACCTGTCCGTGGGCTCCAACCTGGCGGTGTGCGGCATCGTCTCGGTCCTGCTGTGGACCTCGGGCATGCCCGCCGCCGTGTGCGTACTCGGCGGCATCGCCGTAGGCGCCCTGTTCGGCCTGCTCAGCGGCGCGCTCATCGCCTACCTGGCGCTGCCGGCGTTCATCGTCACCCTCGGCGGACTGACCTACCTGCGCGGTACCGCCTACCTGCTCACCGACGGCCAGCCGCTCATCGCCGACGACCTGGGCTTCCGGCTGATGGGCAGCGGGTTCATCGCCGGCGTCCCGGTGCCGGTGGTGCTGATGCTGGCGGTGTTCGCCGTCCTGTGGTTCGTGCTGCGCCACACGCGCTTCGGGACCCAGGTCTATGCGATCGGCGGCAACCCCGAAGCGGCCCGCCTCGCCGGCATCAAGGTCAAGTGGACGATCGTGCGGGTCTACATCATCGCGGGCGCGTGCGCCGGACTGGCCGGCGTCATCTTCTCCGCGCGCGTGATGTCGGGACAGCCCACGGCGGGCGAAACCTACGAGCTCGACGCGATCGCCGCGGTCGTCCTCGGCGGAACCAGCCTCATGGGCGGCATCGGCAACGTGCAGCGCACCCTGATCGGCGCCATGATCATGGGCGTGCTCAGCAACGGCCTGCTGCTGATGAACGTGCCCTACTTCTACCAGCTGATCATCAAGGGCGCGGTCATCGTGTTGGCCGTGGCCATCGACAGCCTGAAGAATTGGAAGAGGGCGTGA
- a CDS encoding pectate lyase family protein, which yields MNRAAGLIATVAGAALIATALPAAAHPGDGHGSDRGNGHGPGHGNHGRDIGREVLGPNDGWGAAQGGTTGGADADAENVFRVDTWAGLQEAVQGDQPKIVYVEGDISAMTGADGSSLSCADFNDPAYTWDDYVETYDPDAGWEGEASGPLEEARERSYDAHRSHVMLEPGSNTTIVGEGEASISDGFIRMESVENLIIRNLGVHDAYDCFPSWDGEAWDAQYDNIEVSRTEHVWLDHLTLSDGGTYDRDFPVVHGARVEHHDGLLDVVRASDMVTISWNDIQAHDKTMLFGNTDSDRYDEWDKLRVTVHHNRFANITQRAPRVRYGDVHVYNNLYTHSADSPYDYLYSLGVGAESHIYAQNNNFQLEGVEPGEVIANWRGSAIHEEGSVFNGKRVDLLDAFNAANPDSTLEADDSWTPSLHGKIHPSWAVPGLVKAKAGAGNAR from the coding sequence GTGAACAGAGCAGCCGGTCTCATCGCCACCGTCGCCGGCGCGGCGCTGATAGCCACCGCACTACCCGCCGCCGCCCATCCCGGGGACGGGCACGGATCCGACCGCGGCAACGGCCACGGCCCCGGCCACGGGAACCACGGCCGCGACATCGGGCGCGAGGTGCTCGGACCGAACGACGGCTGGGGCGCCGCCCAGGGCGGAACCACCGGCGGGGCCGACGCCGACGCCGAGAACGTCTTCCGCGTCGACACCTGGGCCGGACTGCAGGAGGCCGTCCAGGGCGACCAACCCAAGATCGTCTACGTCGAGGGCGACATCAGCGCCATGACCGGCGCTGACGGCTCTTCCCTCTCCTGCGCGGACTTCAACGACCCCGCCTACACCTGGGACGACTACGTCGAGACTTACGATCCCGACGCCGGTTGGGAGGGCGAGGCCTCGGGCCCGCTGGAGGAGGCCCGCGAGCGCTCCTACGACGCCCACCGCTCCCACGTGATGCTGGAGCCGGGCTCCAACACCACGATCGTGGGCGAGGGCGAGGCCTCGATCAGCGACGGCTTCATCCGGATGGAGAGCGTGGAGAACCTCATCATCCGCAACCTGGGCGTCCACGACGCCTACGACTGCTTCCCCAGCTGGGACGGCGAGGCCTGGGACGCCCAGTACGACAACATCGAGGTCTCCCGCACCGAGCACGTGTGGCTCGATCACCTCACGCTCTCCGACGGCGGGACCTACGACCGGGACTTCCCCGTCGTCCACGGCGCGCGCGTGGAGCACCACGACGGCCTGCTGGACGTGGTACGCGCCAGCGACATGGTGACGATCTCCTGGAACGACATCCAGGCCCACGACAAGACGATGCTGTTCGGCAACACCGACAGCGACCGCTACGACGAGTGGGACAAGCTGCGCGTCACCGTGCACCACAACCGGTTCGCTAACATCACCCAGCGCGCCCCGCGGGTGCGCTACGGCGACGTGCACGTCTACAACAACCTCTACACGCACTCCGCCGACTCGCCCTACGACTACCTGTACTCGCTGGGCGTGGGCGCGGAGTCGCACATCTACGCCCAGAACAACAACTTCCAACTGGAGGGCGTCGAGCCCGGCGAGGTGATCGCGAACTGGCGCGGCTCGGCCATCCACGAGGAGGGCAGCGTGTTCAACGGAAAGCGCGTCGACCTGCTGGACGCCTTCAACGCCGCCAATCCCGACAGCACACTGGAGGCGGACGACAGCTGGACTCCGTCGCTGCACGGCAAGATCCACCCGTCCTGGGCGGTTCCCGGCCTGGTGAAGGCCAAGGCCGGCGCCGGCAACGCCCGGTAG
- a CDS encoding helix-turn-helix transcriptional regulator yields MANTSERTLRLLSLLQTSRFWPGAELAARLSVSERTLRRDVDRLRELGYRVDAAPGVGGGYQLRAGRAMPPLLLTDEEAVAIAVGLRTAAAGSAAGFAEAAVQALAKVVDMMPAGVRRRIDALRASAVAPEPSGPRTDPMALLSVARACRDTERLRFGYTASDGRRTRRLVEPHRLVQIHQRWYLPAWDTERCDWRTFRVDRMNGPEPTGTRFGPRSLPGGDAEAFVRARLAAVPARYRIVARVHAPVGDVAPAVESWGTVEDAGGGSCRVVVHADDLDWPALVLLGTGAEFAAVEPAEFRERLRAVAGRFVRAAGHGG; encoded by the coding sequence ATGGCCAACACCAGTGAACGGACGCTGCGCCTGCTGTCGCTGCTGCAGACGAGCCGGTTCTGGCCGGGTGCCGAGCTGGCGGCGCGGCTGTCGGTGAGCGAGCGGACCCTGCGGCGCGACGTGGACCGCCTGCGCGAACTCGGCTACCGAGTGGACGCCGCGCCCGGCGTGGGCGGTGGCTACCAGCTGCGCGCCGGCCGCGCCATGCCGCCGCTGCTGCTCACCGACGAAGAGGCGGTCGCCATCGCCGTGGGGCTGCGCACCGCGGCGGCCGGCAGCGCGGCGGGTTTCGCCGAGGCGGCGGTGCAGGCGCTGGCGAAGGTGGTCGACATGATGCCCGCGGGCGTGCGGCGGCGTATCGACGCGCTGCGCGCCTCCGCCGTCGCGCCCGAACCGAGCGGGCCGCGTACCGACCCCATGGCCCTGCTGTCGGTCGCGCGGGCCTGCCGCGACACCGAGCGGCTGCGCTTCGGCTACACGGCCTCCGACGGCCGCCGCACCCGGCGGCTCGTCGAACCGCACCGCCTGGTCCAGATCCACCAGCGCTGGTACCTGCCGGCCTGGGACACCGAGCGCTGCGACTGGCGCACCTTCCGCGTCGACCGGATGAACGGCCCCGAACCGACCGGTACCCGGTTCGGCCCGCGCTCCCTCCCGGGCGGCGACGCCGAAGCCTTCGTCCGCGCCCGCCTGGCCGCGGTGCCCGCGCGGTACCGGATCGTGGCGCGGGTGCACGCGCCGGTCGGCGACGTCGCCCCGGCGGTGGAGTCCTGGGGGACCGTCGAGGACGCCGGCGGCGGCTCGTGCCGCGTCGTCGTCCACGCCGACGACCTGGATTGGCCGGCCCTGGTGCTGCTGGGTACCGGCGCCGAGTTCGCGGCGGTCGAACCGGCGGAATTCCGCGAGCGCCTGCGCGCGGTGGCCGGGCGGTTCGTGCGCGCCGCCGGCCACGGCGGCTGA
- the gdhA gene encoding NADP-specific glutamate dehydrogenase: protein MTTGSSDGDSLRLTAKVFSDIERRDYDQAEFRQAVHEVLESLEPALERHSEYLDSQVLERMCEPERQIIFRVPWTDDSGVIRVNRGFRVEFNSALGPYKGGLRFHPSVDLGIVKFLGFEQTLKNALTGLPIGGGKGGSDFDPKGRSDAEVMRFCQSFMTELHRHIGEYTDVPAGDIGVGQREVGYLFGQYKRITNRYESGVLTGKGLNWGGSQVRTEATGYGTVYFVDEMLRARGDGFEGRRVVVSGSGNVAIYAAQKAAELGGTVVSMSDSGGYIVDDSGIDLDAVREIKGARSGRIQEYADRIGGAKHVEGGSIWDVPCDVALPCATQNELDGRSAETLVGNGVAAVGEGANMPTTPAALKVFGDAGIAFGPGKAANAGGVATSGLEMQQNASRDSWHFDYTDRRLAEIMADIHTMCRETAESYGAPGNYVLGANIAGFIKVADTMRDLGVI from the coding sequence ATGACCACGGGATCGTCGGACGGTGACAGCTTGCGGCTGACCGCGAAGGTTTTCTCCGACATAGAGCGGCGCGACTACGACCAGGCCGAGTTCCGCCAGGCCGTACACGAAGTACTCGAGTCGCTGGAACCGGCACTGGAACGGCACAGCGAGTATCTGGACAGCCAGGTCCTGGAGCGGATGTGCGAGCCCGAGCGACAGATCATCTTCCGCGTGCCCTGGACCGATGACAGCGGCGTCATCCGGGTCAACCGCGGATTCCGGGTGGAGTTCAACTCCGCCCTGGGCCCCTACAAGGGCGGGCTGCGGTTCCATCCTTCGGTGGACCTGGGCATCGTCAAGTTCCTCGGATTCGAGCAGACCCTCAAGAACGCGCTGACCGGGCTGCCCATCGGCGGCGGCAAGGGCGGCTCCGACTTCGACCCCAAGGGCCGCTCCGACGCCGAAGTGATGCGCTTCTGCCAGTCGTTCATGACCGAGCTGCACCGCCACATCGGCGAGTACACCGACGTGCCCGCCGGCGACATCGGGGTCGGCCAGCGCGAGGTGGGCTACCTGTTCGGCCAGTACAAGCGGATCACCAACCGCTACGAGTCCGGCGTGCTCACCGGCAAGGGCCTGAACTGGGGCGGCTCTCAGGTGCGCACCGAAGCCACCGGCTACGGCACCGTCTACTTCGTCGACGAGATGCTGCGGGCGCGCGGCGACGGGTTCGAGGGCCGCCGCGTGGTGGTCTCCGGTTCCGGCAACGTGGCGATCTACGCCGCGCAGAAGGCCGCCGAGCTGGGCGGAACCGTCGTGTCCATGTCCGACTCCGGCGGCTACATCGTCGACGACTCCGGCATCGACCTCGACGCCGTCCGCGAGATCAAGGGAGCGCGCTCGGGCCGCATACAGGAGTACGCCGACCGCATCGGGGGCGCCAAGCACGTCGAGGGCGGCTCGATCTGGGACGTGCCCTGCGACGTCGCGCTTCCGTGCGCCACGCAGAACGAGCTGGACGGCCGCTCGGCCGAGACCCTGGTGGGCAACGGTGTCGCCGCGGTGGGCGAGGGCGCGAACATGCCGACCACGCCCGCGGCGCTCAAGGTGTTCGGCGACGCCGGCATCGCGTTCGGCCCGGGCAAGGCGGCCAACGCCGGCGGCGTGGCCACCTCGGGCCTGGAGATGCAGCAGAACGCCTCGCGCGACTCCTGGCACTTCGACTATACCGACCGCCGGCTGGCCGAGATCATGGCCGACATCCACACCATGTGCCGTGAGACCGCCGAGAGTTACGGCGCGCCGGGCAACTACGTGCTGGGCGCCAACATCGCGGGATTCATCAAGGTCGCCGACACCATGCGCGACCTCGGCGTCATCTGA
- a CDS encoding DUF4158 domain-containing protein: MPVEFLTDDEATAYGRYAGPPSRADPERVFFLDDEDRAQVAQRRGQHMKLGFALQLVTVRWLGTFLEDPLDVPGTVLEFDALGAAPPSGRPPAGDTAGRGPPPGVQALALAEDRRRDIVRKTSNGLGAARRCGRSGGRRPVVDDDKRAVILARRRRGDSIRTIAAGVKVSVGVVHKTLAAAKES, from the coding sequence ATGCCAGTGGAGTTCCTGACCGATGACGAGGCGACCGCTTACGGGCGGTACGCGGGGCCGCCGTCGCGGGCGGATCCGGAGCGGGTGTTCTTCCTCGATGACGAGGACCGGGCGCAGGTCGCGCAGCGGCGCGGCCAGCACATGAAGCTCGGGTTCGCGCTCCAGCTGGTGACGGTTCGGTGGCTGGGGACGTTTCTGGAGGACCCGCTGGACGTGCCGGGCACGGTGCTGGAGTTCGACGCCCTCGGCGCTGCGCCGCCATCCGGACGGCCGCCGGCTGGCGACACTGCTGGCCGCGGTCCGCCACCTGGAGTCCAAGCCCTCGCCCTGGCCGAAGACCGGCGCCGCGACATCGTCCGCAAGACCAGCAACGGCCTGGGCGCCGCCCGCCGCTGCGGCCGCAGCGGCGGGCGGCGCCCCGTGGTCGATGACGACAAGCGTGCCGTGATCCTGGCCCGCCGCCGGCGCGGAGACTCCATCCGCACCATTGCCGCCGGGGTCAAGGTCTCGGTCGGCGTCGTCCACAAGACCCTCGCAGCCGCCAAGGAGTCCTAG